One region of Solanum pennellii chromosome 6, SPENNV200 genomic DNA includes:
- the LOC107023200 gene encoding uncharacterized protein LOC107023200 isoform X2, with amino-acid sequence MNGFQNGKNCNLDKPFPGCLGRMVNLFDLNSGVAGNKLLTDKPHGSLSRSQSDVVRMYPSRNQIEEKMIVSDLKRNSSNRKPNGTPMKMLIAQEMSKEIDSSQNPPSLVAKLMGLDAFPTRKSVSATQSHFGGHSRSHTDSSFSYCPHENGSLMEEMHQEFHQCPEENEYKDVYEVWQQPTKINCVRSKSPQKARHDETSIDKKVAFVRQKFIEAKCLSIDGNLRQSKEFQEALDVLSSNTDLFLKFLQEPNPMFSQQLQKLKSVPPPPETKRITVLRPTKMVDNCRFGESGNKNEKEMKRATRVGQGNRVDESHCLVSPPAPGWNIDENPAQPTRIVVLKPSLTKTRNCRAASSPPSASPRVSEAEMKYVNIEDNEAQDSGEVALSQKMHENLGGHRRDEALFSSMSSNGYIGDESSFNKSENEYVAGNLSDSEVISPVSRHSWDYINRFVEPYSCSSLSRASYSPESSVSREAKKRLSERWAMVSSNGSFPEQRHLRRRSSTLGEMLALSDTKHAGGMEQEISKEEPGTSYSNLMNNSNCDEGIDESPRNLLRSKSVPVSSTEFGTLLNADVPGHETGKPNLPEETTKPRSTKLSLKNLLFSRNRKPSKDSGRHLQSNNELQSGVKSSYCPAKVDLGREFSSADLHKSPGKLVSQNSFGEQGIISPEVGLFVSKSLPLENQCESQDEPSPISALDTTFEEDEHPACISFGRTKPDHHGKSCGELSVDPIRCNLIDKSPPIGSIARTLSWNDSFIDTASSVPLRPSLSTWRTEEEEKEWFSFVQTLLTVAGLDEVQSDAFLLMWHSTESPLDPSLREKYVDLNEKNTLHEARRRQRRSTRKLVFDCVNAALMEIAGYGPDTCQRAIPHNGVSNNLPEGAKLILVDQVWTRMKEWFSSEVKCLSGDDDEDGNSLVVDGLVMKEVVGKGWLQHLRLEIDNVGTEIERELLAELVHESVIELTGRA; translated from the exons ATGAATGGGTTTCAGAATGGCAAAAATTGCAATCTTGATAAACCTTTTCCAGGATGCTTGGGACGAATGGTGAACCTTTTCGATTTAAATTCTGGGGTGGCAGGAAACAAGCTTCTTACAGATAAACCACATG GCTCTCTTTCGAGGAGCCAATCAGATGTTGTCAGGATGTATCCTTCTAGGAATCAAATAGAGGAAAAAATG ATTGTTTCAGATTTGAAGAGAAACAGTTCAAACAGGAAACCAAATGGAACACCAATGAAGATGCTTATAGCCCAGGAAATGTCCAAGGAAATAGATTCTAGTCAGAACCCACCTAGTCTTGTTGCCAAGTTGATGGGCCTTGATGCTTTTCCAACTCGGAAGTCTGTTTCAGCCACACAAAGtcattttggaggtcattctCGATCTCATACTGATTCCTCTTTCAGTTATTGCCCGCACGAAAACGGATCTTTGATGGAAGAAATGCATCAGGAATTTCATCAATGCCCAGAAGAGAATGAATATAAAGATGTCTATGAAGTTTGGCAGCAACCCACAAAGATAAACTGTGTGAGAAGCAAATCTCCCCAAAAGGCAAGACATGACGAAACCAGTATTGACAAGAAGGTAGCTTTTGTTCGTCAGAAGTTCATTGAAGCTAAATGCTTATCTATAGATGGAAATCTTCGCCAGTCTAAGGAATTCCAAGAAGCATTGGACGTTTTAAGTTCCAACACAGATTTATTTCTCAAGTTTCTGCAAGAACCCAATCCAATGTTTTCGCAGCAGTTACAAAAGTTGAAATCCGTACCTCCTCCTCCTGAGACAAAACGAATAACTGTTCTTAGACCAACAAAGATGGTGGATAATTGTAGATTTGGTGAATCAggaaacaaaaatgaaaaagagatgAAGAGAGCCACCCGGGTGGGTCAGGGAAACAGGGTAGACGAAAGCCATTGTCTGGTTTCCCCTCCTGCACCAGGGTGgaatattgatgaaaatccTGCTCAGCCGACAAGGATTGTGGTGTTGAAACCAAGTCTTACCAAGACACGCAACTGCAGGGCTGCAAGTTCTCCACCATCAGCATCACCAAGAGTATCAGAAgctgaaatgaagtatgtaaacATAGAGGATAATGAAGCTCAGGATTCAGGAGAAGTGGCCTTATCACAGAAGATGCATGAAAACCTTGGTGGACACAGAAGGGATGAAGCCTTGTTTTCTTCTATGTCTTCCAATGGCTACATTGGTGATGAAAGTTCATTTAACAAGTCCGAAAATGAGTATGTTGCAGGAAATCTCAGTGATTCAGAAGTCATATCACCAGTTTCTAGGCACTCCTGGGATTACATTAATAGATTTGTCGAGCCTTATTCCTGCTCCTCCTTGAGCCGTGCATCTTATTCCCCAGAATCTTCGGTTTCTAGAGAAGCCAAGAAGCGACTTTCGGAGAGATGGGCAATGGTGTCCTCTAATGGAAGTTTTCCGGAACAAAGACATCTTCGAAGAAGGTCCAGTACATTAGGTGAGATGCTTGCTCTTTCTGACACAAAGCATGCTGGAGGAATGGAGCAGGAGATTAGCAAAGAAGAGCCTGGAACTTCATATTCCAACTTGATGAATAATTCCAATTGTGATGAAGGCATTGATGAGTCACCAAGGAACCTCTTGAGGTCTAAATCTGTTCCTGTATCTTCGACTGAATTCGGTACGCTGTTGAATGCAGATGTTCCAGGTCACGAGACAGGAAAACCCAACCTTCCTGAAGAGACAACAAAACCAAGAAGCACAAAATTGTCACTGAAAAATCTGTTGTTCTCAAGGAACAGAAAACCAAGCAAAGACAGCGGACGCCATCTGCAATCCAACAATGAATTGCAGTCTGGCGTTAAGTCTTCATATTGTCCTGCAAAAGTTGATCTGGGACGTGAGTTCTCGTCAGCTGATCTTCATAAATCACCAGGCAAACTAGTTTCCCAGAATTCGTTTGGGGAGCAAGGCATAATTTCTCCTGAG GTTGGCCTATTTGTATCAAAATCTTTGCCCTTGGAAAATCAATGTGAGAGCCAGGACGAACCTAGTCCAATATCTGCTTTGGATACAACGTTTGAAGAGGATGAACATCCAGCATGTATATCCTTTGGCAGGACGAAGCCAGATCATCATGGTAAATCAT GTGGTGAGTTGTCTGTTGACCCTATAAGGTGCAATCTGATTGACAAATCTCCTCCAATAGGATCAATTGCTCGTACTCTGTCATGGAACGATTCCTTCATAGATACGGCCAGTTCAGTTCCTTTAAGACCATCCTTATCCACTTGGCGGacagaggaagaagaaaaagaatggtTCTCTTTTGTTCAAACATTATTAACGGTGGCTGGCCTTGATGAAGTGCAATCAGATGCCTTCTTATTGATGTGGCATTCGACTGAAAGCCCTTTGGATCCTTCTCTAAGAGAAAAGTATGTCGATCTGAATGAGAAGAATACACTACACGAAGCCAGGCGAAGACAAAGGAGATCAACGCGAAAACTTGTGTTTGATTGTGTAAATGCTGCATTGATGGAAATCGCAGGATATGGGCCAGACACTTGCCAAAGAGCCATACCCCATAATGGGGTCAGTAATAATCTCCCAGAAGGAGCCAAATTGATATTGGTGGACCAGGTCTGGACCCGAATGAAGGAATGGTTTTCTAGTGAGGTGAAATGTCTCTctggtgatgatgatgaggacGGAAACAGCCTGGTGGTAGATGGACTGGTGATGAAGGAGGTTGTGGGGAAGGGTTGGCTTCAACATTTGAGGTTAGAGATAGACAATGTAGGAACGGAAATTGAAAGGGAGTTGCTGGCAGAGCTTGTGCATGAATCCGTCATTGAATTGACAGGTAGAGCGTGA